One window of the Camelus ferus isolate YT-003-E chromosome 12, BCGSAC_Cfer_1.0, whole genome shotgun sequence genome contains the following:
- the KERA gene encoding keratocan — translation MATTICFIIWVLFITDTVWTRSVRQVYEGSDPEDWTVHDFDCPRECFCPPSFPTSLYCENRGLKEIPAIPSRIWYLYLENNLIETIPEKPFENATQLRWINLNKNKITNYGIEKGALSQLKKLLFLFLEDNELEEVPSPLPRSLEQLQLARNKVSRIPQGTFSNLENLTLLDLQHNKLLDNAFQRDTFKGLKNLMQLNMAKNALRNMPPRLPANTMQLFLDNNSIEGIPENYFNVIPKVAFLRLNHNKLSDAGLPSSGFNVSSILDLQLSHNQLTKVPRISAHLQHLHLDHNKIKNVNVSVICPALPTTLPAEQDSFSYGPHLRYLRLDGNEIKPPIPTDLMTCFRLLQAVII, via the exons ATGGCAACCACAATCTGTTTCATCATCTGGGTGTTATTCATAACAGATACTGTATGGACTCGAAGTGTGAGACAGGTTTATGAGGGAAGTGATCCAGAGGACTGGACGGTGCATGACTTCGATTGTCCCAGGGAATGTTTCTGTCCCCCCAGTTTCCCTACTTCTTTGTACTGTGAAAATCGAGGTCTCAAAGAAATCCCTGCTATACCATCAAGGATCTGGTATCTTTATCTTGAAAACAACCTGATAGAAACCATTCCTGAGAAGCCATTCGAGAATGCCACCCAGCTGAGATGGATAAATctaaacaagaacaaaataaccAACTATGGAATTGAAAAAGGAGCCCTGAGCCAACTAAAGAAGctgcttttcttatttctggaagACAATGAGCTAGAGGAGGTACCTTCTCCATTGCCAAGAAGTTTAGAACAACTGCAATTAGCTAGAAACAAGGTATCCAGAATTCCTCAAGGGACTTTCAGCAATCTAGAGAACCTGACCCTTCTTGACCTGCAACACAATAAACTATTGGACAATGCCTTTCAAAGAGACACCTTCAAGGGACTCAAGAACCTCATGCAACTAAATATGGCTAAGAACGCCCTGAGGAATATGCCACCAAGATTACCAGCCAATACAATGCAGCTGTTTTTAGACAACAATTCCATAGAAGGAAtaccagaaaattattttaatgtgattCCTAAAGTGGCCTTCCTGAGACTCAACCACAACAAATTATCAGATGCTGGTCTCCCTTCAAGTGGTTTTAATGTATCATCAATTCTAGATCTTCAACTGTCTCACAACCAGCTCACAAAAGTCCCCCGAATCAGTGCTCACCTGCAGCACCTTCACCTCGatcataacaaaattaaaa ACGTTAACGTCTCTGTAATATGTCCTGCCCTTCCTACCACACTGCCTGCAGAACAAGATTCCTTCAGTTACGGACCTCATCTTCGCTACCTCCGTCTGGATGGAAATGAAATCAAACCACCAATCCCCACGGATCTAATGACCTGCTTCAGGCTCCTTCAGGCTGTCATTATTTAA